One Felis catus isolate Fca126 chromosome D1, F.catus_Fca126_mat1.0, whole genome shotgun sequence DNA segment encodes these proteins:
- the LOC101100332 gene encoding olfactory receptor 5T1-like, with the protein MSAVPSDLDLYRIQMENVTEVTTFILMGFTNDFKLQVFLFFLFLAIYLFTMMGNLGMVLLVIGDSRLHNPMYYFLSVLSFLDACYSSAVTPKMLVNFLSENKAISFLGCAAQMFLFVTFGTTECFILAAMAYDRYVAIYNPLLYSVRMSPRVYVPLIISCYVGGFLHATLHTVATFRLSFCASNEIKHVFCDIPPLLAISCSDTHINQLLVFYFAGSIEISTILIVLVSYGFILLAILRMHSAEGRRKVFSTCGSHLTGVSIFHGTVLFMYVRPNSSYALDHDMIVSVFYTIVIPMLNPIIYSLRNKDVKDAMKRVFGKSWFANKVYFSH; encoded by the coding sequence atgtcAGCAGTGCCATCAGATTTAGATTTATACAGGATTCAGATGGAAAATGTGACTGAAGTCACGACATTTATATTGATGGGCTTCACAAATGATTTTAAGCTGCaagttttcctatttttcctatttctagcAATCTATCTTTTTACGATGATGGGAAACTTGGGAATGGTTTTATTGGTCATTGGGGATTCTCGGCTCCACAACCCTATGTACTATTTTCTTAGTGTCTTATCATTCCTGGATGCCTGCTACTCTTCAGCTGTCACCCCAAAAATGTTAGTCAATTTCTTGTCAGAGAATAAAGCCATTTCATTCCTTGGATGTGCAGCACAGATGTTTCTCTTTGTTACTTTCGGAACCACGGAATGTTTTATCTTAGCTGCAATGGCTTATGATCGCTATGTAGCCATCTACAACCCTCTCCTGTATTCAGTTAGAATGTCACCCAGGGTCTACGTGCCGCTCATAATTTCCTGCTATGTTGGTGGCTTTCTGCATGCTACTTTACACACCGTGGCTACCTTTCGTCTATCCTTCTGTGCATCCAATGAAATTAAACATGTCTTTTGTGACATCCCTCCTCTTCTTGCTATTTCTTGTTCTGACACTCACATAAACCAACTGCTAGTCTTCTACTTTGCGGGATCTATTGAGATATCCACTATCCTCATAGTCCTGGTCTCCTATGGTTTTATTCTGTTGGCCATTCTGAGGATGCATTCCGCTGAAGGGAGGCGGAAGGTCTTTTCCACGTGTGGCTCTCACCTAACTGGAGTATCAATTTTTCACGGTACGGTTCTCTTCATGTATGTGAGACCTAATTCCAGCTATGCTTTGGATCATGATATGATAGTGTCAGTATTTTACACGATTGTGATTCCTATGCTGAATCCCATCATCTATAGTTTGAGgaacaaagatgtgaaagatgCAATGAAAAGAGTGTTTGGTAAAAGCTGGTTTGCCAATAAAGTATACTTTTCACACTAA